A single window of Halodesulfovibrio sp. DNA harbors:
- a CDS encoding putative quinol monooxygenase, giving the protein MIRVIASVKVKEGKLQEFLAIFNANIPSVLEEDGCIEYVPTVDVATSLDSQQVDNQLVTIIEKWESVEALEAHLKAPHMVEYVNAVSDIVEDVALKVLQDA; this is encoded by the coding sequence ATGATACGAGTTATTGCGTCCGTTAAGGTTAAAGAAGGAAAGTTGCAGGAATTTTTAGCTATTTTTAATGCTAACATTCCCAGCGTATTAGAAGAGGATGGATGCATTGAATATGTGCCGACTGTCGATGTGGCAACTTCACTTGATAGTCAGCAAGTGGATAATCAACTAGTTACAATTATTGAAAAGTGGGAATCTGTTGAAGCGCTTGAGGCACACTTAAAAGCCCCCCATATGGTTGAATATGTTAACGCTGTCTCAGATATTGTAGAAGATGTTGCATTAAAAGTTCTTCAAGATGCATAA
- a CDS encoding type II secretion system protein: MKKQHGFTLIEIILTLALMGFLASVVGVGLSDAMRGYFFTHDVATSTLKGQMTMARLSKMLTNLTTLEKASATELSVTYRRDSDIVTESLAYSAKEKKLWTTITTSGDGTFATGRFPVQDDLAAFNVAYKQGDGAEWSSASPIEDLARVVVSLEMEAGDSTITFTNAFVPRNTYVAGQFSAEGLLSGVENSENTGGNCFVATAAFGDSTAPVVLLLKKFRDTCLMPWGWGRQLVTWYYRYGPIAASAIHNNTLLCLGAQMLLYPFAGFMFLWTVNPALLVIIPFLAFIANRIVRSVSTKVLTNSSGSALVSIIGVMVFVATLMSGMVPLQNSASLSTLALTLSPKAYFLAESGIRYAGHVYAARVYNGDDEVDVAVEQIHNKKFKFKNADDTLSSNIFELSVRKYWFTPSGLISPFSASFLPSASGNPPERKTQGALLSGNVALYIPSSEVVAPVGNVSVTPDGGLVMYFQTPQQYAAKDQLLFAAKTHNITRLGKENATFSIGRAIEFFPPNGVVLAKVGKISRYVAYRTADYKTGTLSGLEPVAGKEDFGAGGLELGSGTDIILQPHIEVTSKGMIETGYAPVVRTIVFNQPLMKIDSILHSAFSSDFSDPSSDDDFKDEDGSHENGDESLKVTGAVVLDTVAVAGKKGLEPKGNVSLKKKDAGVKKALKAREKWDSAEHIVVYDMQAKIKFNRDDDQVHTTMLGQPIPPSFTWGSWATGVSFDIADNKKGNSTSNSLRLNFICSYRGAEQSTRAFSGKRPDLYWDGITDTFLQQHGENKIAKDHNVDDVADDRFWKDKSMFNGVPYLMLWSKDEFAGDKASPLPVVSGMSDDSHMLAKYPLAELQPVVLTIYKRINDEMVEYPQYIKHVGSISAFYERKPEYENQVISYISEGNATGWELESTYLAEYVWTFAGAETDTLIAVNAQGALIQVPAMHYLPMYISSYEGYEIHDIYNVLNHVTVPFAGGTASQIGEPYLKGTPLHGAINAGGMWINATSGQPVLDAGFSIDKPVQYIEHAKAESDCGRLSANHSYKFWMKDWTTIQVTLTEVKGNYHQYLGTDKVAVVSAAFATPDGNAESDGSIKIIGRKAYPVRESEKSFLWPQDGDYFRQVQWEERNKSPKIWQAKGRFTNYSSELISGDSVTGALYGVPAQKQVKITLPSADDDGDYIYALSNAGVSTVAEDAGLVGIDVGMNTLGIGKFDSSSANEYAYFDDFSIQIYEITSHALQPGAQQEK; this comes from the coding sequence ATGAAAAAACAACATGGCTTTACTCTGATTGAAATAATTTTAACTCTGGCACTAATGGGGTTTCTGGCGTCAGTTGTAGGCGTCGGGCTGTCTGATGCCATGCGGGGCTATTTTTTTACTCATGACGTAGCCACATCGACGCTTAAAGGGCAAATGACGATGGCACGGTTAAGCAAGATGCTTACAAATTTGACTACCCTTGAAAAAGCCTCTGCAACTGAACTCAGTGTTACATATAGGCGAGACAGCGATATTGTGACTGAGAGTCTTGCATACTCAGCAAAAGAAAAAAAACTTTGGACAACAATAACAACCTCTGGCGACGGTACGTTCGCTACGGGAAGATTTCCCGTTCAGGATGATTTAGCTGCCTTTAATGTCGCATACAAACAGGGGGATGGCGCAGAGTGGAGTTCTGCTTCGCCTATCGAAGATTTGGCACGAGTTGTTGTTTCGCTGGAAATGGAAGCGGGTGACAGTACAATTACATTCACCAATGCTTTTGTCCCTAGAAACACCTACGTTGCGGGTCAATTTTCTGCTGAAGGTCTATTGTCTGGTGTAGAAAATTCAGAAAATACCGGAGGAAATTGTTTTGTTGCCACGGCAGCTTTTGGTGATAGCACGGCTCCCGTAGTTCTATTACTGAAAAAATTTCGTGACACTTGTTTGATGCCTTGGGGATGGGGGCGTCAGCTTGTTACTTGGTATTATCGCTATGGTCCAATAGCAGCGTCAGCAATTCACAATAATACGCTGTTATGTCTTGGCGCACAGATGCTTTTGTATCCTTTTGCAGGTTTCATGTTCCTTTGGACTGTGAACCCTGCGTTATTGGTGATTATTCCTTTTCTGGCATTTATTGCGAACCGCATCGTCCGTTCTGTTTCTACAAAAGTTCTCACAAACTCTTCAGGTAGCGCTTTGGTAAGTATTATTGGCGTAATGGTTTTTGTGGCGACGCTTATGAGTGGAATGGTTCCGCTGCAAAATAGCGCTTCGCTTTCAACGCTTGCTCTTACCTTATCTCCTAAAGCATATTTTTTAGCAGAATCCGGTATCCGCTATGCAGGGCATGTGTATGCCGCACGAGTATACAATGGTGATGACGAGGTAGATGTTGCCGTTGAACAAATTCATAATAAAAAATTCAAATTTAAAAATGCTGACGATACGTTGTCCTCAAATATATTTGAGCTTTCCGTCCGGAAATACTGGTTTACCCCTTCGGGCTTAATCTCGCCATTTTCTGCATCGTTTTTACCTTCGGCGTCAGGGAATCCACCTGAAAGAAAAACGCAGGGGGCTTTGCTGTCCGGGAACGTTGCGCTGTATATCCCGAGCAGTGAAGTAGTTGCGCCAGTAGGCAACGTAAGTGTTACCCCAGATGGCGGGCTCGTGATGTATTTTCAAACACCACAGCAATATGCAGCTAAAGACCAACTGCTATTTGCAGCTAAAACGCACAATATAACAAGGCTTGGAAAAGAAAATGCGACTTTTTCTATTGGGCGGGCGATTGAATTTTTCCCTCCGAATGGAGTTGTGCTTGCAAAAGTTGGGAAAATTTCGCGGTATGTGGCATATCGCACTGCGGACTATAAAACCGGCACGCTTTCGGGTTTGGAGCCTGTAGCAGGAAAAGAAGACTTTGGTGCGGGTGGTCTTGAACTGGGAAGCGGAACCGATATTATTTTACAGCCGCACATCGAAGTTACATCAAAAGGAATGATAGAGACGGGGTACGCACCTGTTGTCAGGACAATAGTATTCAACCAGCCATTGATGAAAATAGATTCTATCCTTCATTCAGCGTTCAGTTCAGATTTTTCTGATCCATCATCTGATGATGATTTTAAAGATGAAGACGGTAGCCACGAAAATGGTGATGAGTCTTTGAAAGTTACAGGCGCAGTGGTGCTGGATACGGTAGCCGTTGCAGGAAAAAAAGGCTTGGAGCCGAAGGGAAATGTTTCATTAAAGAAAAAGGATGCTGGCGTAAAAAAGGCATTGAAAGCTCGAGAGAAATGGGATTCCGCAGAGCATATTGTTGTTTATGACATGCAAGCGAAAATAAAATTCAATCGAGATGACGATCAGGTGCACACTACTATGCTTGGTCAACCCATTCCGCCGTCGTTTACTTGGGGGTCGTGGGCAACAGGGGTTTCATTCGACATCGCTGATAATAAAAAAGGTAACAGTACTTCAAATTCATTGAGGCTTAACTTTATCTGCTCATATAGAGGGGCGGAGCAGAGCACACGAGCCTTCAGTGGAAAGCGCCCTGATTTATACTGGGATGGGATAACAGACACGTTTCTTCAGCAGCATGGTGAAAATAAAATAGCTAAAGATCATAACGTGGATGATGTGGCAGATGACAGGTTCTGGAAAGATAAAAGTATGTTTAACGGTGTTCCGTACCTTATGCTCTGGAGTAAGGATGAGTTTGCAGGCGATAAGGCAAGCCCCTTGCCGGTAGTGAGCGGGATGTCTGATGATTCGCATATGCTGGCAAAATACCCGTTAGCCGAACTACAGCCCGTTGTTTTAACAATATATAAACGCATAAACGACGAAATGGTGGAGTATCCTCAATATATAAAACACGTTGGTTCGATTTCAGCTTTTTATGAGCGCAAGCCAGAGTATGAAAATCAAGTTATCAGCTATATTTCGGAAGGCAATGCAACAGGCTGGGAGTTAGAGAGTACCTATCTTGCGGAATATGTGTGGACATTTGCAGGAGCCGAAACAGACACCTTGATAGCTGTCAATGCTCAGGGAGCGTTGATCCAAGTTCCTGCTATGCATTACCTCCCTATGTATATCAGTTCGTATGAAGGCTATGAAATTCATGACATCTACAATGTTCTGAATCACGTAACTGTACCATTTGCAGGGGGCACTGCAAGTCAGATCGGCGAACCGTATTTGAAGGGGACTCCGTTGCATGGAGCTATCAATGCGGGTGGAATGTGGATAAATGCGACTTCAGGGCAGCCAGTTCTTGATGCGGGATTCTCAATCGACAAACCTGTGCAGTATATTGAGCATGCGAAAGCGGAGAGTGACTGCGGTCGGCTTTCTGCTAATCACAGCTATAAATTTTGGATGAAGGACTGGACGACAATCCAAGTGACCCTGACAGAGGTTAAAGGGAATTATCATCAGTACCTTGGCACAGATAAAGTCGCTGTTGTCTCCGCAGCATTCGCGACTCCTGATGGTAACGCAGAATCAGATGGGAGTATTAAAATTATCGGACGGAAGGCGTATCCAGTTCGTGAATCTGAAAAGTCATTTCTTTGGCCACAAGATGGAGATTATTTCAGGCAGGTACAATGGGAAGAACGCAATAAATCTCCAAAGATATGGCAGGCAAAGGGAAGGTTTACGAACTACTCAAGTGAATTAATTTCTGGTGATTCGGTTACAGGCGCGCTGTATGGCGTCCCAGCGCAGAAACAAGTGAAAATTACGCTTCCTTCTGCCGATGATGACGGTGACTACATTTATGCCTTATCGAATGCCGGAGTATCTACGGTTGCAGAAGACGCGGGACTGGTGGGGATTGATGTAGGTATGAATACGCTTGGTATTGGGAAGTTTGATTCATCGTCTGCTAATGAATATGCATACTTCGACGATTTTTCAATTCAGATTTATGAGATCACTTCGCATGCATTGCAACCAGGAGCACAACAAGAAAAATAG
- a CDS encoding type II secretion system protein — translation MREKMCLERKGYSLFRLNTKKEGGFTLVEAVLTLVILGFMGSMLALFGSRMVESSMSPVIQTQQMYMLRQVMENITLDYASLALEEKNPLCELAVRILPEDADAETNYGAYRSSVRFVKPAFGGTYFSLVPTEVPLTSCNGHPSSTDVALLEVVLFPYDSNSHVQLRSLFAAP, via the coding sequence ATGAGGGAAAAAATGTGTTTGGAACGCAAGGGCTATTCTCTTTTTCGACTCAATACAAAAAAAGAAGGCGGCTTTACGTTGGTTGAAGCTGTGCTGACGTTGGTAATTCTAGGATTTATGGGGTCAATGCTGGCTTTATTTGGTAGCAGAATGGTGGAAAGCAGTATGTCTCCTGTGATTCAAACGCAGCAAATGTATATGTTACGTCAGGTTATGGAAAACATAACGCTCGACTACGCTTCTTTGGCTCTGGAAGAAAAAAATCCTCTTTGCGAGCTTGCTGTGCGTATTCTCCCTGAAGATGCGGATGCTGAAACGAATTATGGTGCGTATCGATCGTCCGTCAGATTTGTGAAGCCTGCATTTGGAGGTACTTATTTTTCTCTGGTTCCTACAGAAGTACCACTGACATCTTGCAACGGGCATCCGTCAAGTACCGACGTTGCGTTGCTGGAAGTTGTTCTTTTTCCGTATGACAGCAATAGCCATGTACAGCTGCGATCATTATTTGCAGCTCCCTAG
- a CDS encoding GspH/FimT family protein: MRAFSLLEVVVVLFLIGILAFTAAPRIQSNHQQLYSAYSILRSHIRYAQMRSLSYGEQYGIRSDSRHSYVMFRTSSASTLPLPGGGMPYLLDESITVTPFSISFDSWGTPYKGEGQDSPLTSAFTITLSDSEESRKVVINAATGFIE, from the coding sequence ATGCGCGCATTTTCTTTGCTGGAGGTTGTTGTTGTCCTTTTTCTCATAGGAATTCTGGCTTTTACAGCAGCCCCTCGCATACAGTCCAATCATCAGCAGTTGTACAGCGCTTATTCAATTTTACGGAGCCATATCCGTTATGCACAGATGCGTTCGCTTTCCTATGGTGAACAGTACGGTATTCGCAGTGATTCACGGCACTCCTATGTAATGTTTCGCACCTCTTCTGCATCGACACTTCCTCTTCCCGGTGGGGGAATGCCATACCTCCTTGATGAATCTATAACCGTCACCCCCTTTTCTATTTCCTTCGATAGTTGGGGGACGCCTTACAAGGGAGAAGGGCAGGACTCTCCGCTTACATCAGCGTTCACCATTACGTTGAGTGATTCAGAAGAGAGCCGGAAAGTTGTTATTAATGCCGCAACGGGGTTTATAGAATGA
- a CDS encoding type II secretion system protein: protein MILAKNGSREGGFTMVELIAVMIVIAIMSAYAIPKFMNLTEDAKTSAARAAVASGVSMAQHEVMAYMLRNAGDVPAAKDLTGLAKSHDLGDYVVGYKVAGDDITVYACEDGTTNCNASTAIVGRDKDGNEEPVSKELTISELAGQDTTNASGGGNSGN, encoded by the coding sequence ATGATATTAGCAAAGAATGGTTCTCGTGAAGGTGGTTTTACAATGGTTGAACTTATTGCAGTAATGATTGTAATAGCAATTATGTCTGCATATGCGATTCCAAAATTCATGAACTTAACTGAAGATGCTAAAACTTCTGCTGCACGAGCAGCTGTGGCTTCTGGTGTTAGTATGGCACAACATGAAGTAATGGCGTACATGTTGCGTAATGCAGGTGACGTGCCTGCAGCAAAAGATTTAACAGGTTTGGCTAAGAGTCATGATCTTGGTGATTACGTAGTAGGCTATAAAGTTGCTGGTGACGATATCACGGTTTACGCTTGTGAAGATGGCACCACAAACTGCAACGCTTCTACCGCAATTGTTGGACGTGATAAAGACGGTAATGAAGAGCCAGTTTCCAAAGAATTGACTATTTCCGAGCTTGCAGGTCAAGACACCACTAATGCCTCTGGTGGCGGTAATTCCGGTAACTAG
- a CDS encoding type II secretion system protein, translating into MKKITLKKYELGFTMIELIAVMIVVSVLSAYAIPKFMNLTNDARFAAAKMAIASGITMAHHEVMGHMLRNGGALPTAEDLSGLTDYHDIGNYIVGFDVEDDFVIIYACEEDVPRCDYTNAIVDRTPERLAEFAIKEMTISELAGYGESDFLTDEGSNTVIEDSEDSINDDSESNSRENGNRSSRRWSIWNWINSFFSR; encoded by the coding sequence ATGAAAAAGATAACTCTGAAGAAGTATGAGTTAGGCTTTACGATGATTGAACTTATAGCGGTGATGATTGTTGTAAGTGTACTATCGGCATATGCCATCCCTAAGTTTATGAACCTTACCAATGATGCACGATTTGCTGCGGCAAAAATGGCGATTGCTTCAGGCATCACTATGGCACATCACGAAGTTATGGGGCACATGCTACGAAATGGCGGTGCGCTGCCTACAGCTGAAGATTTATCAGGACTTACAGATTATCACGACATCGGAAACTATATTGTCGGCTTTGATGTCGAAGATGACTTCGTCATTATATATGCGTGTGAGGAGGATGTCCCCCGTTGTGATTACACCAACGCGATTGTTGATCGGACCCCAGAGAGGCTTGCGGAATTTGCTATAAAAGAAATGACAATTTCTGAACTTGCTGGCTACGGTGAGAGTGACTTTTTAACTGATGAAGGTAGTAACACTGTTATAGAAGATTCAGAAGACTCTATAAATGACGATTCAGAAAGTAACTCACGAGAAAATGGTAATAGATCAAGTCGTAGATGGTCAATATGGAACTGGATTAATTCTTTCTTTTCGCGGTAA
- a CDS encoding type II secretion system F family protein, whose product MPVYRYTAMTKAGEQITETLSAASVDEAQAIIYDQGKVLVSSVLPAESGFAVFIASVEKRLGKVKLTELVLFSKQFRTMFSAGIPILRSLEILEQQTESKKLKKIILQMAEDVRGGAALSAAMAKHSNMFSSLYISMVNAGEVSGNLDEVFDRLVQVLVHEGKVKKDVKSALSYPVIVFSSLVVAFFSLVTFIIPQFASMFEKSKIDLPWQTQFCMTLHHLITTWWYIVGALLLGTFVVVYAWLRTAHGQYCKDWLLLHIPAIGVVIKKNLMARFTSIFAILQSSGVTVLQAIDILEEAVDNAVVSHELKIVKERLQQGSGLSAPLRQSKFFTPMVVNMISIGEETGQLGKMLNEITAHYDYEVAHAISRMTELLGPFLIACMAGMIGFFAMAVFLPMWEMNTVMGAQ is encoded by the coding sequence ATGCCCGTTTATCGATACACCGCCATGACTAAAGCAGGAGAGCAAATTACTGAGACACTTTCAGCTGCATCTGTCGATGAAGCTCAAGCGATTATTTACGATCAGGGTAAAGTGCTTGTTAGTTCTGTGCTACCTGCGGAAAGCGGGTTTGCTGTATTTATTGCCTCCGTTGAAAAACGTTTGGGCAAGGTTAAGCTGACTGAGCTTGTGTTGTTTTCAAAACAGTTCAGAACGATGTTCAGCGCAGGAATTCCTATTTTACGGTCACTGGAAATTCTTGAGCAGCAAACAGAATCGAAGAAGTTAAAAAAAATAATTCTTCAAATGGCGGAAGATGTTCGAGGAGGAGCTGCCCTAAGTGCAGCGATGGCAAAGCATTCGAATATGTTTAGCAGCTTGTACATATCTATGGTGAATGCCGGAGAAGTTAGCGGTAATCTCGATGAAGTTTTTGATCGGTTGGTGCAGGTGCTTGTGCATGAAGGGAAGGTGAAGAAGGATGTTAAATCTGCACTCAGTTACCCTGTAATTGTATTCAGTTCGCTGGTCGTAGCATTCTTTTCGCTGGTAACATTTATTATTCCGCAGTTTGCATCCATGTTTGAAAAAAGCAAAATCGATTTGCCTTGGCAGACTCAATTTTGCATGACGCTGCATCATTTGATTACCACATGGTGGTATATTGTTGGAGCCTTATTGTTAGGTACTTTTGTGGTTGTGTATGCGTGGCTGCGCACAGCACATGGACAGTATTGTAAGGACTGGCTTTTGCTACATATTCCGGCAATTGGCGTTGTTATCAAAAAAAACCTAATGGCTCGATTTACATCGATATTTGCGATTCTCCAGTCCAGCGGAGTAACTGTTTTGCAAGCAATAGATATTTTAGAAGAAGCTGTCGATAACGCTGTGGTTTCGCATGAATTAAAGATTGTTAAGGAACGATTGCAGCAGGGTAGTGGGCTTTCAGCGCCGTTGCGACAATCAAAATTTTTTACTCCGATGGTGGTCAACATGATTAGCATTGGTGAGGAAACAGGTCAGCTCGGCAAAATGTTAAATGAAATAACAGCACATTATGACTATGAAGTAGCCCATGCTATTTCCCGAATGACTGAATTATTAGGTCCATTTTTGATTGCATGTATGGCTGGTATGATCGGCTTTTTCGCCATGGCGGTGTTCCTTCCGATGTGGGAAATGAATACCGTTATGGGGGCGCAGTAA
- a CDS encoding ATPase, T2SS/T4P/T4SS family — translation MSSGDKRLSKALVQTGFVTQKDIDSAIEKQESTNLPLSDQLIKDKVIDEEAFLALISQKFSIPRYNPQKHVIDIEVTDTINSEQSKTLNVVPIQIQHMHRILTVATTTPWLYEKFDSLELSSGFRVEPVLCSTEEYRKLFSAVYYGNGASSDIQELTEEVVVDDEEKPEESSAESSDNFNVEESDEAPIVHLVNSILVRAVQEKASDIHIGPEKNYIQLRFRVDGKLREVPPPPRNVFGLIVSRIKIMAGLDISSSLVPQDGRFSIRVGEREVSIRVSTLPTIYGENIVMRLLDQSTGGITLQQLGFAASELAKIERLLKLPYGMVLSSGPTGSGKSTSLYSMLRILNTPDTNIITLEDPIEYRVPGLRQIQLNTKAGMTFASGLRSILRQDPDTVLVGEIRDGETASIAMQAALTGHLVFSTVHTNDAAGVPTRFVDMGVEPFLVSSVLQVCIGQRLARRLCKCAEQYIPSQNVLERWGLDVPEDAVFKKAVGCPDCFHSGYAGRVGFFEVLEITDPIREIIMSGGTSLDIIKMAISSMGHRTMKVDVFEKVCSGITSLEEAAFAVLM, via the coding sequence ATGTCGTCAGGCGATAAACGTCTTAGTAAAGCATTAGTGCAGACAGGGTTTGTGACACAGAAAGATATTGATTCTGCTATTGAAAAGCAGGAATCAACAAATCTTCCATTATCCGATCAGCTTATTAAAGACAAAGTGATAGACGAAGAGGCTTTTCTCGCTCTTATTTCCCAAAAATTTTCCATCCCTCGGTACAATCCGCAAAAGCATGTCATAGACATTGAAGTGACTGATACCATTAACTCTGAACAGAGTAAGACTCTCAATGTCGTCCCAATTCAAATTCAGCACATGCACCGAATTCTTACAGTCGCAACTACCACGCCGTGGTTGTATGAAAAATTCGACTCACTGGAGTTGAGCAGTGGCTTCAGGGTCGAACCTGTGCTTTGTAGTACGGAAGAGTACAGAAAGCTTTTTTCTGCTGTGTACTATGGAAACGGGGCATCCTCAGACATTCAGGAATTAACTGAAGAAGTGGTTGTTGATGATGAAGAGAAACCGGAAGAATCTTCAGCAGAATCGTCCGATAACTTTAATGTTGAAGAATCTGATGAAGCGCCGATTGTCCATCTTGTAAACTCTATTTTAGTTCGTGCTGTTCAGGAAAAAGCCAGTGATATTCACATAGGACCGGAGAAAAATTACATACAGCTCCGGTTTCGTGTTGATGGCAAATTGCGTGAAGTCCCACCACCTCCACGGAATGTCTTTGGTCTTATTGTTTCCCGAATAAAAATTATGGCAGGGCTGGATATTTCCTCAAGCCTTGTTCCACAGGATGGAAGGTTTTCCATACGCGTGGGCGAACGCGAAGTAAGTATTCGCGTATCAACTCTGCCAACTATTTACGGTGAAAATATTGTTATGCGCCTGCTCGATCAAAGCACAGGAGGAATAACATTACAGCAGCTTGGTTTTGCCGCTTCCGAACTTGCTAAAATAGAACGTTTGCTCAAATTACCATACGGGATGGTGCTATCTTCGGGACCTACGGGTAGCGGTAAGTCAACAAGTCTCTATTCTATGCTTCGCATCCTTAATACTCCCGATACAAATATTATTACACTAGAAGACCCTATTGAATATCGTGTACCGGGCTTGCGCCAGATTCAGCTGAATACAAAGGCTGGGATGACATTTGCCAGTGGTCTGCGATCTATTTTGAGACAAGACCCTGATACTGTGCTGGTTGGTGAAATCAGGGATGGTGAAACTGCTTCCATCGCAATGCAGGCAGCATTAACTGGTCACCTTGTATTTTCAACTGTCCATACCAACGATGCCGCAGGGGTTCCGACACGATTTGTTGATATGGGAGTGGAGCCTTTCTTGGTTTCATCGGTATTGCAAGTATGCATCGGACAACGCCTTGCCCGTAGGCTTTGTAAATGTGCAGAGCAATATATTCCTTCGCAAAATGTTCTAGAACGATGGGGGCTTGATGTTCCCGAAGACGCAGTTTTCAAAAAAGCAGTCGGATGTCCAGATTGTTTTCATTCGGGATACGCAGGGCGTGTAGGCTTTTTTGAGGTTCTTGAAATAACCGACCCCATTCGAGAGATTATTATGAGCGGCGGAACCTCCCTGGATATAATAAAAATGGCGATTTCCAGTATGGGACATAGAACAATGAAAGTAGATGTCTTTGAAAAAGTTTGCAGCGGAATAACCTCCCTCGAAGAGGCTGCTTTCGCAGTTTTAATGTAA
- a CDS encoding AAA family ATPase translates to MLQLGAEPFSTSPDHRMLYPSAQVKNCLRWLQIGVRLQRGLHVVTGGIGVGKTILCRALLNGLNSRSDIISYLMLDPGFDSVTSFLRELYVLFIGNEPNASLDDRKLKEILKRYVFSKAINENKNLVLVIDEAQKLSKDQLEVLRELLNYETNDKKLLQIVLFGQPEFSATLDSMPNLRDRINKAFVLTPFSKKDTDKCIHFRLRKVASSAAYPQFSPAATSYIHRLSKGYPRRIIAICHEVMLFLAITKEMKVSKATVIEAIGKNRKGLRAVLGQRITSIFNRRSATAACASLLIIFPIAFSTGVIQQYKEKGLRLVSEVSEDILHIARTKMVGNTPEIIVSSQKHTVLAADEKKSSEVVLGYRAKIENPLPVEITPHTAAKSIANDVQKQSAEKQRPALLGEASVPRHASISYLIRLVYGDYSAKLLHDVLDANPQLFDPNNIPAGTRIKFPVRNLLPPSQEALQFIVVAAEEVVLQNALDVLKKIKHKAPEFRLYYQWSSESGLQFCVAMQSLYPTRAAAQQAMNKVSNTLQRELFIIPAPNSENIYTNIL, encoded by the coding sequence TTGTTACAGCTTGGTGCAGAGCCTTTTTCGACATCTCCAGATCACAGGATGCTGTACCCTTCCGCTCAAGTAAAAAATTGTTTGCGGTGGTTGCAAATAGGCGTGCGCTTACAACGTGGCTTGCATGTTGTGACAGGCGGTATTGGAGTCGGGAAAACTATTTTATGCCGTGCGTTGCTTAATGGGTTAAATAGTAGATCCGATATCATTAGTTACTTGATGCTTGACCCCGGTTTTGATTCCGTTACTAGCTTTCTACGAGAGTTGTATGTTCTTTTTATAGGCAATGAACCAAATGCTTCTTTAGATGATCGCAAGCTGAAAGAGATTTTAAAACGATATGTGTTTTCAAAAGCAATCAATGAAAATAAAAACTTAGTATTGGTGATTGATGAAGCACAGAAGTTAAGCAAAGACCAGCTAGAAGTACTGCGAGAGCTTTTGAATTATGAAACAAATGACAAAAAGCTTTTACAAATTGTTTTATTTGGACAGCCTGAGTTTTCAGCAACGCTAGATTCAATGCCTAATTTGCGTGACAGGATCAATAAGGCATTCGTGTTAACCCCATTTTCTAAAAAAGATACGGATAAATGTATCCATTTCAGGTTGCGGAAAGTAGCCTCTTCGGCAGCGTACCCACAGTTTTCACCCGCTGCAACAAGCTATATACATAGGCTCTCAAAAGGCTACCCTCGAAGAATTATAGCGATCTGTCATGAGGTAATGCTATTTCTCGCCATAACAAAAGAAATGAAGGTGTCTAAAGCTACAGTCATCGAAGCTATAGGTAAAAATAGAAAAGGGCTACGGGCTGTTTTGGGGCAGCGAATAACGTCTATTTTCAATCGGCGAAGTGCTACAGCTGCTTGCGCCTCTCTCCTTATTATATTTCCTATCGCTTTCTCTACTGGAGTAATACAGCAATATAAAGAAAAAGGGTTAAGGCTTGTCTCAGAAGTTTCTGAAGATATTTTACATATTGCGAGAACGAAAATGGTCGGCAACACGCCTGAGATAATTGTATCTTCTCAAAAACATACTGTATTGGCGGCAGATGAAAAAAAATCTTCCGAGGTTGTGCTCGGATATCGCGCAAAAATCGAGAATCCTTTACCTGTTGAAATTACTCCCCATACCGCCGCCAAGAGTATAGCGAATGATGTTCAAAAGCAGAGTGCTGAAAAACAACGTCCAGCCTTATTGGGGGAGGCAAGCGTTCCTCGTCATGCTTCAATTTCGTATTTAATTAGATTGGTGTATGGGGACTATTCAGCAAAACTGCTGCATGACGTGCTCGATGCAAACCCTCAGTTATTTGACCCGAACAATATTCCAGCAGGGACTCGCATAAAATTTCCGGTTCGCAACTTACTGCCCCCTTCACAGGAAGCCTTACAATTTATTGTGGTGGCTGCGGAAGAGGTCGTTCTCCAAAATGCATTGGATGTTTTAAAAAAGATTAAACACAAAGCCCCAGAGTTCAGATTGTATTACCAATGGAGTTCGGAGTCTGGATTGCAATTTTGCGTAGCAATGCAATCATTGTATCCAACCCGCGCTGCTGCTCAGCAGGCGATGAATAAGGTATCCAACACATTGCAGCGTGAGCTGTTTATTATTCCTGCCCCGAATTCAGAAAATATTTACACTAATATACTATAA